In the Neospora caninum Liverpool complete genome, chromosome Ia genome, one interval contains:
- a CDS encoding putative armadillo/beta-catenin-like repeat-containing protein → MARHCAKRGLAARKCASSPHHHEGEEEQEEGEEGFQGNGDAPLEDKAATDAVEVRTNGVDLQGRLEADSRAASFSACEARDTARTGDAFACVVKAYPKETAESDAKAGRRQPSAGGASRREWSCDRERHSSGGTTAVNETLLASPRRSGDDGEDVRQDRQARKQPDVLGAAGRDEGTRLTCETAREEEIRGQREGREGRGTRSERAGRGENSTEDEAGGRRGEEDFEGEQRPQDAGTGSPLEIGCCTGDSEDGQQGDEAGGTGMGKGPSEQRGGEDEQRVPGGEEGARTEETAELKDGATEDEGSAAVERTGTPSACEDRAESRFGKVGDSTACDNCGPREKAEEEGDEPEERSVRTWIGKKWESGAVKAVAQICKRRQLDPQASFLSASVESSDEQEDGSEEEEKGEGFEEGDDDGEAGEEEEEESGAAEGEEESFSREETGTADEHRAAGNAREGEPSRQPRAADGGAFEEGSRFSFTRAYALRDANRLSRVSCVQRCCQECTEPVLQLLSCAYLVRLFCWREEERDRAFPVHPETLVTLIRALSLHRQHLVRLHRVHFPSLDLALLALSRLYAQSVALFQVLPVFRGLLRSEFTGSVSLVLHVRSPFPLLPGKDTPMHARAGAQASPEARGRRRQVATDSRPSDCFARCSGSQFFQTPSGSGDAWGIGRSSSASLGSSCVSACAASSSFLWRPVAVSSWLGLSFFSRPSRLERSRAAACIRARDAAHEALQALASFRRAPEVNRGFSVNLSRTGLDRPHSSSVPVPCSFSLATWSPAVLSRLLMRLLHAGGVSSVSAAGPSGRSSTFGDSGVSAPPPCVRGARSFSPSTADRPHAGPRQTGAESPTDTSRSWREERFALQSSPLVSRVALQLCRAVLFSFHAALRKFMLDGDVSLTDAPAVLPLTVQQAEAGAFAHARVAAEMARHFSEIAQLVSEGRERQASPRSEEDETRSSRFLLADREACAKAAQALADAAEGAASAVRRSAQANGASAPSFFPNSFFSGGGSLEPGTQRHAAGRACAANESFFFLGKAYAWRDQTRAGAAGPDGSNLATDVSRREESGEKEREREEGWRQGRPDRTHAQRARAIQLACDEEDLLCAQLNALTQLVLFCAQVETPLAALASADSGRRQRATVGRRYTAEREENPHCESEGCLREERRLCGLRARGERRTSNSEGETDSKLHAGAWTDEEPKRASESQYLAMQNGGRPENAKMWRRDTEQASRSSPSLSEAEADDEGVEEDDEKSAESMSWREELGTGFAREARRFATLAQELKDRLVGLITAEAVHLIRSHPYVPALPLTSVFASLLSPSRVDGTPSLLSASLRLLPQCRAAVWEASMARVGESLVHAVLHTRLLPLRFASLAARVLSLNRATDPPAESAAELPDVFLTSPGHTRKFPRALARFLSTARVLLLAYCSAPLVFDAPSGPAASSACSRIDGQGRSGRCSPSALAVHRSVSFLRDLEAFLRAPAAAIDAPLSQMVERRFPCFASALSPPRPRSNDEPARRSSSPQVSPRPALEARRRPTAASVEARSLEPSGKEDSDSRAGRPASSWAFQSVSARPSASGDRLAEGGRGAAGGLASEDGGVPGQVAGRWRQSMLVEEERTGRISVSLRTAEDYEKAVRVVEAFLQCGVKAEKFAADLLRLRPDLPRASKEGALAEICEKLARARRQAAQALAEARRAVEARRGRGDGSGEAEWGPMSEEAACDERAGTPRHEETYSQRNDACGRFRGERRQAVRAELAGDGNGTAQGGDRGWGVEEKILERLRKSSCGGAKETAKQRVAESDGEELQLKATTAEREGRTQGTENDATQKKKAQCTKQMMERGAREEARGRRGEERGLGGASALEEGAKEDKRFRDSPQVCRTGEAASAKSLFSTDSDSVASGLSKETLPFDWPGKAASSLASPCCLSVASPTQLASLSTAAALPSLLSTVPVPLASEGTEMLFLEADSAFGDTTAFSSAPSSFCSSSNLSSSHSSSLAPTAASSATFSSVCPLSSGTAGGFSPSPACRSGASPAPAAQEGTRPRRPCGGSQRRVDAQRGSETWNQRSDLGGRQGDAPPFRRAGLPIGGANGQGKERAEEGPAPESLSPLAGNASPQVSLSVHSDAPSPRIAPSLSAASACCQAVPLGLPVCEAAGAGVFSQRSSQAGERNASLPPSARNRRGAPEPDFVRLLDGARESLGGRARAFPQAGSLRSFRPEEERTCGASATFSAFPLLAAVARGLRENSGMPGISSSLPDSEVDSHTDSESDDDARARGQEQTSRDSLLGSEIMATGDNWESKGFCEKRGNLCVPQWSARRRPRRVDASRRHGGRGGPPAGRENVGFSRKKERQKDWREPKGEHALAGFVWQRGHLPPGASRFFPSPFTAFFSSVLTQSEDCDSFAQALSRLLASLVGEPARRPEDPQRRADSLGASERRETGERLRALPCEKGGSEAVRKWWRIQGSLLTIAASPAEIFAEASIYVGDLCCVLGDREESEETGEDAEKTCRGCGLGHVEKEDGEGSEGGDGSLRGIWREKARPGRGANVMDDEEIEGEEGFPAEGKTLWHDLDYEWIDADETTLRDPRCRLILWFRCIAAVVLRPPGFLRTCFRTRQSCGRRKCTRDLTRAWEPWGLAASVSRLLPRCRVRSSAPLAGPEKYESACAAFKKRLTLVAATTRGVTVARAPITSSLFHLLDATGFKAEEESEEPEAEFSGFVRAPPLLSGYSNGSASRECRSWARTSARAKREWRRSGENGGAPRAEEEGGAEEEGGAEEEGGAEEEGGAEEEGGTEEEARERVAREASRFKEDDEGEASAGDADEEKGQAEEGRHVRRV, encoded by the exons aTGGCAAGACACTGCGCAAAGCGAGGCTTGGCCGCGAGGAAGTGCGCGTCCTCACCACACCACCatgagggcgaggaagagcaggaggagggagaggaaggcttccagggaaacggcgacgcCCCGCTGGAAGACAAGGCCGCGACGGACGCCGTCGAGGTGAGGACCAACGGGGTGGATCTACAGGGGAGGCTTGAGGCGGATTCCCGCgcggcctctttctctgcgtgcgaggcgagagacaccgcgcgaACTGGCGAcgcctttgcatgcgtggtGAAAGCATAcccgaaggagacggcggagtCCGACGCGAAAGCTGGACGGCGGCAGCCATCAGCAGGGGGAGCCTCGAGAAGGGAGTGGTCGTGcgaccgcgagagacacagctcCGGAGGAACCACCGCGGTCAATGAGACTTtgctggcgtctcctcgccgttccgGGGACGACGGGGAGGACGTTAGGCAAGATAGGCAAGCACGGAAACAGCCAGACGTCTTAGGAGCAGCAGGCAGGGACGAAGGAACCAGACTCACGTgtgagacagcgcgagaggaagagataCGTGgacagagggagggaagggaagggagaggaacgcgctcggagagagcaggaagggGTGAGAATTCGACTGAAGACGAGGctggaggcagacgaggtgaagaagacttcgagggagaacagagaccACAGGATGCGGGGACAGGGTCTCCTCTCGAAATTGGGTGTtgcacaggagacagcgaagacggacaacaaggagacgaggcaggcggaaCAGGAATGGGAAAAGGCCCCTCAGAGCAGaggggcggcgaggacgaacaAAGGGTGccagggggagaagaaggggcgagaacggaggagacagccgaacTGAAGGATGGAGcaacagaggacgaggggTCGGCTGCAGTCGAACGGACTGGGACGCCCAGTGCATGCGAAGACAGAGCAGAGAGTAGATTTGGGAAGGTTGGAGACTCGACGGCGTGTGACAACTGCGGACCACGCGAAAAGgctgaggaggaaggcgatgaaccagaggagaggagcgtAAGAACTTGGATTGGAAAGAAGTGGGAAAGCGGGGCCGTGAAGGCCGTGGCCCAGATTTGCAAGAGGCGGCAGCTGGATCCGCAGGCGTCTTTTTTGTCTGCTTCAGTGGAGAGCAGCGATGAGCAAGAAGACGGatccgaggaagaagagaagggtgAAGGATTTGAAGAAGGCGATGATGatggagaagctggagaagaggaagaggaggaaagtgGAGCGgccgaaggggaagaggaaagttTTTCGA gagaggaaacaggcacCGCCGACGAACACCGTGCAGCCGGGAACGCCCGCGAGGGTGAACCTTCGAGGCAACCTCGCGCGGCAGATGGCGGTGCGTTTGAGGAAGGCAGCAGGTTCTCCTTCACGCGAGCGTACGCGTTAAGGGACGCGAAtcggctctctcgcgtctcgtgcGTCCAGCGGTGTTGTCAAGAGTGCACCGAGCCTGTCCTTCAACTTTTGTCTTGCGCGTACCTGGTGCGGCTTTTctgctggagagaggaagagcgcgaccgcgccttccccgttCACCCCGAGACTCTGGTGACTCTCATCAGAGCGCTGTCGCTCCATCGCCAGCACCTCGTTCGTCTCCACAGAGTCcattttccttctctcgacCTTGCGCTGCTGGCTCTGTCGCGCCTCTACGCGCAGAGTGTGGCGCTCTTCCAGgtcctccccgtcttccgcgGGCTGCTCCGGTCAGAGTTTACcggctctgtgtctctcgtgcTCCACGTGCGGTCGCccttcccgcttcttcctggcAAAGACACGCCAATGCACGCGCGGGCGGGTGCGCAGGCATCCCCGGAGGCCCGAGGCCGTCGCAGGCAGGTTGCAACCGACTCGAGGCCGTCTGACTGTTTCGCGCGCTGCTCTGGGTCTCAATTCTTTCAGACGCCCTCTGGGTCGGGCGACGCCTGGGGCATCGGCAGGAGCTCCAGCGCCTCGTTGGggtcttcctgcgtctctgcctgcgcggcctcttcgtcttttctctggcggCCTGTGGCCGTTAGCTCGTGGCTGGgtctttcgttcttctcacGGCCTTCACGGCTCGAGCGGTCCCGCGCGGCAGCCTGCATTCGCGCGCGTGATGCTGCGCACGAGGCGCTCCAGGCGCTGGCTTCCTTTCGACGCGCCCCGGAGGTGAACCGCGGATTCTCCGTGAACCTGTCGAGAACGGGGCTCGACCGCCCGCACTCCTCGTCAGTTCCTGTCCcttgttcgttttctctcgcgaccTGGTCGcctgccgtcctctctcggcttctgaTGCGCCTCTTGCACGcaggcggcgtctcttctgtctcggctgCTGGTCCCTCGGGCCGTTCTTCTACGTTCGGAGACTCCggcgtctcggcgcctccgccctgTGTGCGGGGCGcccgctctttttcgccaTCCACGGCCGACAGGCCGCATGCGGGGCCTCGGCAGACCGGCGCGGAGAGCCCAACAGACACCAGCAGGTcttggcgagaagagcgcttCGCTCTCCAGTCTTCTCCACTGGTGTCCAGAGTGGCGCTTCAACTCTGTCGCGCCGtgctcttctccttccacgCTGCACTGCGAAAGTTCATGCTCGACGGAGATGTCTCTCTCACGGACGCCCCCGCCGTTCTTCCCCTCACCGTCCAGCAAGCTGAGGCGGGCGCcttcgcgcatgcaagggTAGCTGCCGAGATGGCTCGTCACTTCTCCGAGATCGCCCAGTTGGTCTCGGAGGGTCGCGAGCGCCAGGCGTCgccgaggagcgaagaagacgagacgcggtcttctcgcttccttctcgccgacaGAGAAGCGTGCGCCAAAGCTGCACAGGCCCTCGCAGACGCCGCCGAAGGAGCCGCGTCGGCGGTCCGGCGCTCGGCGCAGGCCAACGGggcttctgctccttcttttttccccaACTCATTTTTTTCCGGAGGGGGGAGTCTGGAGCCGGGCACCCAGAGGCACGCTGCggggcgtgcatgcgcggctaACGAaagtttcttctttctcgggaAGGCGTACGCGTGGCGAGACCAGACTCGCGCAGGCGCTGCGGGGCCCGACGGTTCCAATCTGGCCACGGACgtctcgaggcgagaggaaagcggcgagaaagagagagagagagaggagggctGGAGGCAAGGACGCCCGGAcagaacgcatgcacagcgcGCGAGGGCCATCCAGTTGGCTTGCGATGAAGAAGACTTGCTCTGCGCTCAGCTCAATGCGCTGACGCAGCTGGTCCTCTTTTGCGCGCAAGTCGAGACtcccctcgccgccctcgcgtcGGCGGACtcggggcggagacagagggcgacAGTCGGGAGACGCTACACAGccgagcgggaagagaatCCACATTGTGAATCCGAGGGCTGCCttcgcgaggagagacgactGTGCGGACTCCGAGCACGCGGCGAACGACGGACTTCCAACTCAGAGGGAGAGACTGACAgcaaactgcatgcaggtgcCTGGACCGACGAGGAGCCGAAAAGAGCTTCCGAGTCACAGTATCTCGCCATGCAGAACGGCGGGCGGCCTGAGAACGCGAAGATGTGGCGGCGGGACACGGAGCAGgcgtctcgttcttcgccttctctctcagaagccgaggcagacgacgaaggTGTCGAAGAAGATGACGAAAAGAGCGCGGAAAGCATGAGTTGGCGAGAAGAGTTGGGCACCGGGTTCGCTCGGGAGGCTCGACGCTTCGCAACCTTGGCGCAGGAGCTAAAGGATCGCCTCGTCGGACTCATCACCGCCGAGGCTGTGCACCTCATCCGATCCCA CCCCTACGTTCCAGCTCTGCCGCTGAcgagcgtcttcgcttccctgttgtcgccctcgcgcgtcGACGGGACGCCGTCGCTCCTgtcggcctctctgcgacTCCTTCCCCAGTGCAGAGCGGCGGTTTGGGAGGCGTCGATGGCGCGTGTCGGCGAGTCCCTCGTCCACGCCGTTCTGCACACGCGGCTGCTGCCTCTGCGCTTTGCGTCTCTGGCGGCCCGCGTCTTGTCGCTGAACCGAGCGACAGATCCCCCCGCCGAAAG CGCGGCGGAACTCCCCGACGTTTTCCTGACGTCGCCGGGGCACACGCGGAAGTTTCCGCGTGCACTtgcgcgcttcctctcgacgGCTCGCGTCCTTTTGCTCGCCTACTGCTCAGCTCCGCTGGTGTTTGATGCGCCTTCTGGACCCGCTGCGTCGTCTGCCTGCTCCAGGATCGATGGCCAGGGGCGCAGTGGGCGATGCAGCCCGTCCGCACTTGCTGTCCAtcgcagtgtctcctttctgaGAGACCTTGAGGCGTTCCTTCGCGCCCCGGCAGCAGCGATTGATGCGCCGCTTTCTCAGATGGTGGAGAGGCGGTTTCCGTGCTTTGCGTCAgcgctctcgccgccccGTCCCAGATCCAACGACGAACCCGCTCGCCGTTCGTCGTCCCCCCAGGTCTCCCCACGGCCTGCGCTGGAAGCTCGGCGACGCCCGACGGCGGCTTCCGTGGAGGCTCGAAGCCTCGAGCCCTCTGGCAAAGAAGACTCAGACAGCCGCGCGGGCCGGCCAGCTTCCAGTTGGGCGTTTcagtctgtctccgctcgcccgagcgcgagcggagacagactcgcggaaggcgggcgaggagCCGCAGGAGGCCTGGCATCCGAAGACGGCGGCGTGCCGGGACAGGTTGCGGGCCGATGGAGACAGTCCATGCTTgtggaagaggagagaacagggcgGATTTCAGTGAGTCTCAGGACAGCTGAGGACTACGAGAAGGCAGTTCGCGTCGTCGAGGCCTTTCTTCAGTGTGGCGTGAAGGCTGAAAAGTTCGCAGCAGACCTTCTGCGACTGCGGCCAGATTTGCCACGCGCAAGCAAGGAGGGGGCTCTCGCGGAAATCTGCGAAAAGCTGGCTCGGGCGCGCCGGCAGGCCGCCCAGGCGCTGGCGGAGGCTCGCCGAGCCGTCGAGGCCCGCAGGGGCCGCGGAGACGGCTCCGGCGAAGCGGAGTGGGGCCCGAtgagcgaggaggcagctTGTGACGAGAGGGCGGGGACGCCGAGACACGAGGAGACATACAGCCAGAGGAACGATGCATGTGGGCGTTttcggggagagagaagacaggctGTGAGGGCCGAGCTGGCGGGAGACGGCAACGGGACGGCgcagggcggagacaggggctgGGGAGTCGAAGAGAAGATCTTGGAGAGGCTGCGAAAGTCTTCATGTGgaggggcgaaggagacagcgaagcaaAGAGTGGCGGAATCCGACGGGGAGGAGCTTCAGCTGAAAGCGACAAcggcggagcgagaaggTCGGACGCAGGGTACAGAGAACGATGCGACTCAAAAAAAGAAGGCACAGTGCACGAAGCAAATGATGGAGCGAGGAGCAAGGGAAGAAGCACGTGGAAGAcggggcgaagagagaggtctAGGTGGTGCATCTGCATTGGAAGagggagcgaaagaagacaagaggTTCCGAGACAGCCCGCAGGTCTGCCGGACCGGGGAGGCGGCCTCCGCCAAGAGTCTCTTTTCAACCGACTCCGATTCTGTGGCCAGCGGTCTGTCGAAAGAGACACTGCCCTTCGACTGGCCTGGCAAggcagcgtcttctcttgcctCGCCGTGCTGTCTGTCTGTGGCGTCTCCTACGCAGCTTGCATCCTTGTCGACGGCAGCCGcactgccttctcttctgtcaaCGGtgcctgtccctctcgcctctgaaGGCACTGAAATGCTCTTTCTCGAGGCCGACTCGGCGTTTGGGGACACcactgccttctcttccgcccccTCATCCTTTTGTTCCTCCTCTAATCTTTCGTCATCTCATTCGTCCTCTTTGGCACCCACGGCGGCTTCGTCTGCCACCTTTTCTTCAGTGTGTCCTCTGAGCTCGGGCACTGCAGGAggtttctccccttctccgGCCTGCCGCTCCGGTGCCTCTCCGGCGCCCGCAGCGCAGGAAGGGACAAGGCCGCGCCGCCCCTGTGGCGGAAGCCAGCGGCGAGTCGACGcgcagcgaggcagcgagacTTGGAACCAGAGATCAGATCTCGGCGGTCGTCAGGGCGACGCTCCGCCGTTTCGTCGAGCAGGCCTACCCATCGGGGGCGCAAATGGccaagggaaggaaagagccgAGGAAGGCCCTGCCCCGGAGTCGCTGTCCCCTTTGGCTGGTAACGCCTCTCCCCAGGTGTCTTTGTCTGTTCATTCcgacgcgccttctccccgtatcgcgccttcgctctctgctgcgtctgcttGCTGTCAAGCCGTTCCCCTGGGCTTGCCGGTCTGTGAGGCCGCCGGCGCAGGTGTTTTTTCCCAGCGGTCCTCTcaggccggagagagaaacgcgtctctcccgccgtctgCGAGAAaccgcagaggcgcgccggAACCAGACTTTGTCCGCCTTCTGGATGGGGCCCGCGAGTCTCTCGGGGGCCGCGCCCGCGCTTTTCCGCAGGCTGGCAGCCTGCGGTCTTTCCGaccggaagaggaaaggacgtGCGGAGCCTCTGCGACTTTTTcggcgtttccgcttctgGCCGCGGTCGCGCGGGGACTGAGGGAAAACAGCGGAATGCCGGGaatctcttcctcgcttccagACAGCGAAGTGGACAGTCACACAGActccgagagcgacgacgacgcgcgagcgcgaggccAAGAGCagacgagcagagacagcctccTTGGTTCAGAGATAATGGCAACGGGAGACAACTGGGAATCGAAAGGCTTctgcgagaagaggggaaaccTCTGTGTGCCGCAGTGGAGCGCCCGGCGGCGTCCGAGGCGAGTGGATGCCTCACGGCGACACGGTGGCAGGGGGGGGCCGCctgcgggaagagagaacgtgGGGTTTtctcggaagaaagagaggcaaaaagacTGGCGAGAACCGAAGGGCGAGCATGCCCTTGCAGGGTTCGTGTGGCAGAGAGGACACCTGCCGCCCGgagcttctcgctttttcccgtcGCCTTTTACAGCGTTCTTCTCCAGCGTGTTGACGCAAAGCGAAGATTGCGATTCGTTCGCACaggcgctctcgcgcctgctcgcctcgctcgtcggggagccggcgaggaggccTGAAGATCCGCAGCGACGCGCAGACTCGCTGggggcgagcgagagaagagagacaggcgagcgTCTCCGAGCTTTGCCGTGCGAGAAGGGGGGGAGCGAAGCGGTGCGGAAGTGGTGGCGAATCCAGGGATCCCTGCTGACGATagccgcctctcccgcggAAATCTTCGCCGAGGCGTCGATCTACGTCGGGGACTTGTGCTGCGTCTTGggagaccgcgaggagagcgaagaaacgggagaagatgcagagaagacgtgcAGGGGTTGTGGGCTCGGCCACGTTGAAAaggaggacggagagggaagcgaaggcggggaCGGAAGCCTTCGAGGgatctggagagagaaggcaagacCAGGAAGGGGAGCAAACGTGATGGACGATGAAGAGAttgaaggagaggaaggcttTCCGGCCGAAGGCAAGACGCTGTGGCATGACCTCGACTATGAATGGATCGACGCGGACGAAACGACGCTTCGAGATCCCCGATGCCGCTTGATTTTG TGGTTTCGGTGCATCGCTGCCGTTGTGCTGCGCCCTCCTGGATTCTTACGAACCT GCTTCAGAACGCGCCAGAGTTGCGGCCGCAGAAAGTGCACCCGGGACCTGACCAGAGCCTGGGAGCCTTGGGGGCTTGcggcgtctgtctcccgtctcctgcctcgttgCCGCGTGCGGAGTTCCGCCCCGCTCGCCGGACCCGAGAAATACgagagtgcatgcgcagcctTCAAAAAGCGACTCACGCTCGTGGCCGCCACCACGAGGGGCGTGACTGTGGCGAGGGCCCCCAtcacttcttctctcttccacctGCTCGACGCAACAGGATTCAAAGCCGAAGAGGAGTCGGAAGAGCCCGAAGCTGAATTCAGCGGATTTGTCAGGGCCCCGCCGCTATTGAGCGGGTACAGCAACGGCAGCGCGAGTCGCGAATGCAGGAGCTGGGCGAGAACATCTGCacgcgcaaagagagaatggagacgctccggagagaacggcggagCCCCGagggccgaagaagaaggtggggccgaagaagaaggtggggccgaagaagaaggtggggccgaagaagaaggtggggccgaagaagaaggtgggactgaagaagaggcaagagagcgaGTGGCACGTGAGGCATCCCGATTCAaggaagacgatgaaggGGAGGCTTcagcgggagacgcagatgaagaaaagggacaggcagaggaaggcagacATGTTCGGCGGGTTTGA